One part of the Chroogloeocystis siderophila 5.2 s.c.1 genome encodes these proteins:
- a CDS encoding GNAT family N-acetyltransferase translates to MLRRLTEFEAGNSGSFVIECKSQPAFCGAIEIRDIEPEPSRAELSFWLAFEMWGKGYMSEALQPILCFGFENLELNRLYAYHIMRNPSSGKVLQKNGFVQEGVLRQRVRKMGSI, encoded by the coding sequence GTGTTAAGACGACTTACAGAATTTGAAGCGGGGAATTCGGGTTCATTTGTCATTGAGTGCAAATCTCAACCAGCATTTTGTGGAGCGATCGAGATTCGCGATATTGAGCCAGAACCTTCTCGAGCCGAGTTGAGTTTTTGGTTAGCCTTTGAGATGTGGGGAAAAGGGTACATGAGCGAAGCATTACAACCCATACTTTGCTTTGGATTTGAAAATTTAGAACTCAATAGGCTCTACGCCTATCACATAATGAGAAACCCAAGTTCTGGCAAAGTATTGCAGAAAAATGGATTTGTACAAGAAGGAGTGTTACGTCAGCGAGTCCGAAAAATGGGGAGTATTTGA
- a CDS encoding NAD(P)/FAD-dependent oxidoreductase, with translation MQPLIVVIGGGAAGFFGAIAAVQAHPHTQVIILEASHQPLAKVRVSGGGRCNVTHACFEPAALVQNYPRGGKALRGAFSRFQSRDTVNWFAAQGVTLKTEADGRMFPVTDDSETIVDCLMEKAIALGIKIRIGAAVVSVKAFAGTTSRFAIQLKSGEVITCDRVLLATGSNKVGHQIAASLGHHIESPVPSLYTFNILDRDLRELAGVSVNSVRLKLSVGSHKLEQTGSLLITHWGLSGPAVLKLSAWGARVLYDAKYHATLIINWLPQCNPEDIRQKLLAVKTEWAKRAIASNCPFELPRRLWQYLVSRINLGSEDRWSGISHKSLNLLVQELTQGQYLIQGKGVFKEEFVTCGGISLKEVNFKTMESRLCQGLYFAGEILDIDGITGGFNFQSAWTTAWLAGQAIGVV, from the coding sequence TTGCAACCGTTAATCGTTGTTATTGGAGGAGGCGCGGCGGGTTTTTTTGGTGCGATCGCGGCAGTCCAAGCGCATCCTCATACGCAAGTCATTATTTTAGAAGCAAGTCACCAACCATTAGCGAAAGTGCGTGTTTCGGGTGGAGGAAGATGTAACGTCACCCATGCGTGTTTTGAACCAGCCGCCTTAGTACAAAATTATCCGAGAGGTGGTAAAGCTTTACGTGGCGCATTTTCGCGATTTCAAAGCCGCGATACTGTTAATTGGTTTGCCGCACAGGGAGTAACACTCAAAACTGAAGCTGATGGCAGAATGTTTCCTGTCACCGATGACTCAGAGACGATTGTTGATTGTTTGATGGAAAAGGCGATCGCTTTAGGAATCAAAATTCGTATAGGTGCAGCGGTTGTTTCCGTTAAGGCATTTGCTGGTACTACTTCGCGATTTGCAATTCAATTAAAATCGGGAGAAGTGATAACGTGCGATCGCGTCTTACTCGCAACAGGTAGTAACAAAGTCGGTCATCAAATCGCCGCGTCTTTAGGACACCACATTGAATCGCCTGTACCATCGCTTTACACATTTAATATTCTCGATCGAGATCTGCGCGAATTAGCTGGAGTCAGTGTCAACAGCGTCCGTTTAAAGTTAAGCGTTGGTAGCCATAAACTCGAACAAACAGGTTCATTGCTCATCACCCACTGGGGCTTAAGTGGTCCTGCGGTTCTCAAACTTTCTGCATGGGGGGCGCGGGTGCTTTATGACGCGAAATATCATGCAACTCTAATAATCAACTGGCTTCCACAATGTAACCCTGAAGATATCCGCCAAAAATTGCTTGCTGTTAAAACCGAATGGGCAAAACGGGCGATCGCGAGTAACTGTCCTTTTGAATTACCGCGTCGTCTATGGCAGTATTTAGTATCGCGGATTAATCTTGGCAGCGAAGACCGTTGGTCGGGAATATCGCATAAAAGCTTAAATCTACTCGTCCAAGAACTGACACAAGGACAATACTTGATTCAAGGGAAGGGAGTTTTCAAAGAAGAATTTGTCACCTGCGGTGGCATCAGTCTCAAAGAAGTCAACTTCAAAACAATGGAAAGTCGGCTGTGTCAAGGACTTTACTTTGCTGGAGAAATCCTTGATATTGATGGCATTACCGGAGGATTTAACTTTCAAAGTGCTTGGACAACGGCTTGGTTGGCGGGTCAAGCAATCGGAGTCGTCTAG
- a CDS encoding AbrB/MazE/SpoVT family DNA-binding domain-containing protein, whose translation MQVTRSSSKGQVIIPRVLRTAHHWEVGQELIAIDVGNGILLKPKKPFAKTTLAQVAGCLSYRGKPKSLDELEDAIRQGVMQQWHARS comes from the coding sequence ATGCAAGTCACTCGTTCGTCAAGTAAAGGACAAGTGATCATTCCAAGAGTCTTACGTACTGCTCATCACTGGGAAGTTGGTCAAGAACTAATTGCCATTGATGTCGGCAATGGTATTCTCCTCAAACCTAAAAAACCTTTTGCAAAGACAACATTAGCGCAGGTTGCAGGCTGTTTAAGCTATCGGGGAAAACCAAAAAGTCTCGATGAGTTAGAAGATGCGATTCGCCAAGGAGTGATGCAACAGTGGCATGCTCGCAGTTGA